The sequence CCAAAGCTGTCTCGGGAAAGCTACAACTCTGAAACCAACCTGTCTAAAGCAACTTTGCAGTTTCACTACCGAAGCTTACACCATCTTCTGATGAAGGGGCAACCGGTCGATGGTCAACAAAGGATCCTATCTCAAACTCAAAGGCATTTCTTTCTCGTGGGCAGAATCGCTATTTTAGGACCCCTAAAGATAGCCAACAGGGGTTCAAAAGTCGCATCTTTCTTGACTGACATCGGCCTTCTAGAGCTTCAAGAGGGGAAAACCAGAGTCAAAGATTGGATTTGTGAAACCAACAAAATTCAATGTCTTTCTTTGACTCTACACTCTACTTGAATAAAGGGTTTTGCCTCCGAAGCTAACAGCCGCTAAGCAGAGGAGAAGCTAAGCTATACAAAGCAGTCTAGACTAAACGAACAACATGGGACTCAAAGAAGGATCAATCCATTTTCATCTCTCCCTTAGAAGGGAAATCAGATCCATTCTATAGGTCCTGGCGATGATTGCCATATCATTTATAACCGGCGTGTGGTTATTGTGGACAATACTGGTAAGGTAGTAGTTCTATAAGAGTACGGTAATTGTAAAACCTTTCTACTTACCAGCTATTCCAGAATGGAATGAGCCTGTACCGTAATGAGTGAAGGCTGTTCTAAGAGAAAATCCAGAGGCCAAGAGTTCCGACTTTCGAATCAAAGAAGCGCGAGCTCTACTGTATCTACGCTATTGCCCGATCATAACTCTACTGTATGAGATTAGTTATCCGTCTCCCCTGCCCTGTTAGAACAGTCTGGTCTTTAACAACACAACCTGAAAGGAAGCCATTCCTTTTAGGAAGTTTCTAGCCGGGCAAGACTCAAATACGGAATAAGGAAATGGCACAGCTGAGTGCTAGAATCTTAGTCGATGGAAGTTAGATTCACTAATTCACTAAATGAATATTCGTTCCATTGAAATATCATAACTGTCAAACTCTTTGTTCTCATAACAGAGAACCCTATCATAGGCCCTTAGCCTTAGTTGGAAGCTAAACCAAAGCTAAGCTTGTAGGCTCGTAGAGAAAGCTATTGTGCAGGTATACCCACAATACATGTTCCTGAACAGTCTCGTTCGAACATCTGATTCACCTTAGGGCGGACACTTCACTTCAAGCTTAAACCTCCGTCTATGATCGGCTTGCTTTCTCGGTATCGTGAGTCTAAACTCTTTAAGCCGGCTAACTAATAGATAGAGATATAGCTCAGTAAACACGGGAATCACTATCGCCTTCGGCTTAAACACGGCTACGCTTCGCTCTTTTTAACTATCGCTAGTCTGTAGTCTGTGAAAGAAGATTGCAATTTCTGGTCACTTTCAGTCTAACCCGGATTTACTTAGTTAGTTGGGACTTGCTTCTTAGCGTGTAGTGGATCAACCAGGCTAGCTTTCCTGTAGTAGAGCGCGGGGAGAGTGACCATCAGGGCCTTGAATAGGGTGTGCCTTTTTTTCTTTTTTAGGAGTACTCTTGAATGTACTATACAGTAGGTTCTCAGTGCCCTAAGATCCCAATCCCAGATCGAGTTCCAATCGCAGAAGTGTTCTCAAGCGAATGGCTTTTACTCAACCTCAATTCATTCAGTTAGGACCTCCCTTTATGTCATTTCTATCCTTGCCAGCGTGAGGAGTCAGATCGGATTCTAGCACTTGCATGGAATCTGGGATAGTGGCAATTGGCAGCCTCTCTTGGCATGAGCACTAGCATCTAGCTAACATCGGCTTTTTCCTCCGACTAGAAGGGGATCTTGTTCACGGCGGATTCAAGATCCTCAAATGTGGCTTTGGCTTCAGCTATCTCATTCGTTCTTTTTTATCTTTTGATTGGTAAGTAGCCCTTTTCGGGTTAGTTGAAAGACCAAGAATGGCCTCAAAGAAAGAAGACGACAGACATGCTGGGAAGGAAAAGGAAGGAGATGTGGCCTAAGTAGGTACAACAAAAGGTACTAGTATGGGCGCAATATGCGATTGGAAGCTCTTCTTTGGCAGGTTTCATGATTTGCTAATCCGATCTTGTAAGTTGGCTTATCTTAGGCCACCGACTGAGACGATGGCTTGAAACCCGGGTAGAAAGAAGACCAATCGAAAACCTTGGAAGCAACAAATCGCGGGGCGTAAGCTGTTGAATAAGCTGTGGGTCTTGAGGCAGATGTGGCATCTTCTGAACCACCGTAGTTAGGGGGAAAAAGCTCATCTTTTTTCAATGCAACCAGAGGGCTCTTAGTACGCTAACGCTACTACCTGCCCAGTTAGAGGATGTTTTTTGGTTTATGTCGGCCAAAGAAAGGGCTTCCCTATCTTCACAAAGAAGAAATTCAATAAGAGAGGATTGGATTTAAAAAGAAAAGACAAAAACCGCATTGAGTGGGGCCTGCCCTAAAATGGCCCTTACAGAGCTTCTCTATCAAGAGCTGCTAGTTGGTGGTTGAGGAGTAATAGGTTCCGCATAAGCTACATTTCGTGGGGGAGGCACCTATCCAGTACTTCCGAACTCGTCTTTCATCTACAGACATTGGGTCGCTAAAGCCAATAGTTCGGTGTCCGGGCAACAGCCAAGCCACTCATCTTTGGTTGCAGCTTCGGCGGAAGCCTATGCTTTCAGTTCAGTTCCATTCCTTGGTTCTCCGGTTGATTGCCCTGCCCGCGTCACACCTTAAAAAGCTTTGGAACGGCAGTTTCACTTACTTCTCACGGACATTGGACCTTCTTCAAACTGGCCTTTGAACTTTAGCAAAGAGTCTATTGGATAGAACGGGGAGCTATTTGCTAATCGAGGGCTTCACTTCCCTGCTCTGGTTCAAGACTAGCTAGGTATCCTCCTCAGTATCGTTACCACGCTAGCTTGAATAGTCTCAGAGCTTGGCTACGATTGCCTCGAAGGAATGCAGAGCTGTCTTATAGTAGCGAGCACCCCCCTTATGAACCTTAAACCAGAGGACAGAAAGAAAGCAAAAGGAGAAGGAAGAGAAGGGACTAATAGATTGATGTTATCCTACTAGCAGTGACTAGAAGGAAGGGAGCCAAGTCACTAACTAGAGGAAGGGTCTACGATTGCCGGGTCGTGTTCGTGAACCTATAAAGAACTTAAAAAATTGCTTACACTCCTCGGAAATTACTGAAAGACTGGCCTACGACCCCTCACTGAAAAAGGTCTCTCTCTGCTTAAAAAAGGAATTAATTTCAGAAAAGTCTTTGGGCGTACTTTGACGAGGGGTGACAACTCCTTCTTTCTATTCTATATAAGTGCCAATAGCCAAAAAAAGAAAAAAATCTTACTATTTATTAAAATAGAGGGATTCTTAGTCTAGTCTAGCGCGTAGTTTAAAAGAATTAAATTAAGAGAATCAGCGATCTATGCCTTACGAACGTCAACCACCTCTTTAAGGTCTTAAGTAGTTAGGGGGCGCGGAGCCACTGTTATCCCCTCTTAGCGAGTATGGTACCCACTCCTCTTATTGGCTGGGGATGTACACAGCAGTCGAAGCAACGTATAAGAAGCGTCGATCGCGATACGCCTTCGATCACCCGGATAGATTGAGTCAAGTAATGGCATCTTTGTTCGCTGTCCACTGGCGGTTTCGTATATAAGAAAAAGGCTTTCATTTAGGAGCGCTATTTTCATCCAACTAGAGATTTCGTAAGAGAAGCAATGCCCAAAAGTACAAGAAATGTCTTTCTTGGTCAACAACCAACCACAACTCAATCGAATGAATTCTTCAAGACTCCGGACTCTCTTTCTGTTCGGAGGGAATCATTCTTTCTCAATCAATCATGCCTCAACTGGATAAATATTTCTTTTTGATACTCGTGATTTTTTGACTATTTATATCGTATAAAGGATGACCTAAGCCAATTTATCAGTGCATGGCTAACCAGTAGGGATTATTTAAATCGAACCTTAGAGCGTTATGATAACTTGGGGGTAATATATACCTTCGAGCGAACTTGGATCTTTAGTTATAGCGTCCGCCCCCTGCAAGATGAAAAGGGGCGTGTTATAATAATATAATAACTAAAGGTAAAGCAGAAGAAAAGCAGAAAAATGAACCCCAAAAACAAGGGGAGGGGGATTCATTTGTTAATTAAATCGGTTGATATGGTTTCTAGGGTAAGGTCCGTTTTTATGGAATGACGACTCGCGCTTTTTTCATTCTCTTTTTTTTTCGGTATGCCGCTCCGCCAGCAAGGAGCGAAAGAACCAAGTGGTTTGTGGTAATGTCAGAATTTGCACCTATTTGTCTCTCATTCGTGATCAGTCTGCTAGTTTCTTTGATCTTCCTCGGTCTTCTTTTTGTTAATCCATCACAAACTACACGAAAGTTGCCCCCTTATTTTCTCTTTGTTTTTCTTATGGCTCTCGCCTGTAGCATTCCGATTGCCTTTTGTGCCAGGGCCGACGACGGTGCCGTACCTTCCCCTTCGGATTTATTAACGTATACATCCGACATGCTCGAAGACTCGGCAAGTTCCGGGCGTAGTAGTAGTACCTCAGCGGTCAATCAACCGCTTCCGGGGGAACAAGCTATGCCTCCCGCTCTTCCTGTTATGCAGGAAGCTGCTAATCGGGCTCTGCCCTACCCCTATCAAAATAATGAGATTATAGGGGGGGACAGTGTTGAATCCATCCAACGGAGGCTTTTGGGGAGATTCCCCTCTCCTTCAGCCCATGAGATTCAAATGGCCCGGATTGAAGCCGAAGACCTATTCGAGGTCAAGGTCGATATTTGTCAGGTCATGGCGGGCCTTCACCCAAGCGGGGATTGGATGGGACGGGGGGCTAGAGCTCTGGATAATCTTCGTACCGCCACTGGAGAGGAGTCCTTAAGTAAGCTCCTTCGAATGCGGGAGGACCTACAGACTGCGGGTTTGCAGTCCGCAACCTTCCGGCAATTGGCCGACAGAGTGGCATTCCGGGCGGATGGAGATCAACACTCTGCCACCTAGGACATGGATGAGATCGCGTGCAAGCTAAGACGCGACGCTCCCTATGATATCTTTGGTCTTTTTCCCATGCTCTCTGTTGGTCAACAACCAAGCACATCTCACTTTCGTTATTCACTACTCCGTGCAGGAAAGACTATCTTTATGGAGGGAATTTTGATTTCTCATCACTATGTTTCCACTCCATTTTCATTACGAAGATGTATCACGTCAGGATCCGTTGCTCAAACTGAATCACGCCAACGTTATGGAAGTTCCTGGATCGTGTGAAATAAGAGTAGTACCAAAGGCACCCTATGATTTCATAATAAAAAATGGAAAATTGGCTATGGAGATTCCGCGCGGTCAGAAATTCATACAGACACAAAGGGGTTCGACAGGAAAGTCGTTTCGATCCAATCCATTCTTGGGGTCAAATAAAGACAAAGGATATGTCAGTGACCTAGCACGACAAAGCACTCTCCGAGGGCATGGAATGTCTAATTTTTCGGTCAGAATCTCGACAGTAATGTCTCTGTTAGATTCTCCGGTCGAAATACGGGAAAACTCCATTCAATTCTCGATGGAAACGGAGTTTTGCGAATTCTCCCCGGAACTGGAAGATCATTTCGAGATCTTCGAACATATTCGAGGGTTCAATGTGACTATTGTCACTTCGGCCAACACACAAGATGAGACTTTACCACCGTGGAGCGGCTTTTTGCAAAAAGATGAGGGAGAAACTCAGTAAGAAAGAGATGTCGGATCAGCGAAATATACGAGATCACAAACGCAGATTGCTCGCGGCTAAATATGAATTGAGACGAAAGCTTTATAAAGCCTTTTGTAAAGATTCCGATCTTCCTAGTGATATGCGGGACAAACTTCGTTATAAGTTGTCCAAGTTGCCAAGAAATAGTTCCTTTGCACGAGTAAGAAACCGATGTATTTCCACGGGTCGCCCTCGTTCCGTATATGAGTTCTTTCGAATTTCTCGTATCGTTTTTCGTGGATTAGCATCTCGAGGTCCTTTGATGGGCATAAAGAAATCGTCTTGGTAGCAACCGCCAAACCAATAGAACAAGGGTTAGCTCTGCAGCTGGTCCACAAGCAAGGTAAGTAGGTCCATTACCGGCCGGCTCCGGACCGAAAAGACCTAACGGAGTAATCCCTTATCTCGGATCGGAGATGCTATGCTAACGGGGCTGGAATCGAAGTGGGGGACCTATCTACCGCCTGTGTCTATCTCCTGTCAAGTATGCTCCCCAGACATAGACTACGTACAGGGTAGTACTCTTGGATATAATATCACCGCGTGAACGTGAACATAACATTAAGTTACGAATGTAACTCCCGAGGGATCGACCACTATTCTAATCTAAATAAAGTCAGGCGGAGAACTGTTGTTCATTGGAGCGCCGGAGTGCGGAGGTTGTTCCCATCATGGAAGTCAGAGTGTGGGACTGAGCCTTCCGAATGATAAAGAAAAAAAGTGCTTAGTTTCGTTGGAAAAACCAACGCAAATAAATATCATATTTACTTTATCTCGCCCAACTTCTAAGGATAGATAGAAAAGGTTGGAGAGAGTGACTTTCTGAAAATCTCTCCTTTCTAAAGCTGCGCAAGGCGGCCCCACCCCTCTTTTCCCCCCTTTAATGAAAGACCCTCGCCCGCCCCGCTTCCTATTCATTTTTGGGTCGGGACCCGAGGGCCTTTTTTTTCTCAAGAGGTGATTTCGAGAATCAACCAACCGACAAATCCGTAGCCCAGGTGACTCACAGCCTCCCTCTCGCCCAAATAAAATGGGATGAATTAAAAAAAAGAAGCTTTTTGATTGATTCAGGGCGCAGCGAAACCAAATTCTTTCAAGGCAAAAGGGGGGCTTACTTACAATAATGGATTCTTTTTTTTAAGTAGGGCCCCAGAACGAAAAAAAGGTGGGGGAACCAGAGTTGTCACGATAGGAAAGAGAAAAAAATGAGGAACCAACGATTCTCTCTTCTTAAAGAACCTATATCCTCCACACTTAATCAACATTTGATAGATTATCCAACCCCGAGCAATCTTAGTTATTGGTGGGGCTTCGGTTCGTTAGCTGGTATTTGTTTAGTCATTCAGATAGTGACTGGCGTTTTTTTAGCTATGCATTACACACCTCATGTGGATCTAGCTTTCAACAGCGTAGAACACGTTATGAGAGATGTTGAGGGGGGCTGGTTGCTCCGTTATATGCATGCTAATGGGGCAAGTATGTTTCTCATTGTGGTTCACCTTCATATTTTTCGTGGTCTATATCATGCGAGTTATAGCAGTCCTAGGGAATTTGTTCGGTGTCTCGGAGTTGTAATCTTCCTATTAATGATTGTGACAGCTTTTACAGGATACGTACTACCTTGGGGTCAGATGAGCTTTTGGGGAGCTACAGTAATTACAAGCTTAGCTAGCGCCATACCTGTAGTAGGAGATACCATAGTGACTTGGCTTTGGGGTGGTTTCTCCGTGGACAATGCCACCTTAAATCGTTTTTTTAGTCTTCATCATTTACTCCCCTTTCTTTTAGTAGGCGCCAGTCTTCTTCATCTGGCCGCATTGCATCAATATGGATCAAATAATCCATTGGGTGTACATTCAGAGATGGATCAAATTTCTTTTTACCCTTATTTTTATGTAAAGGATCTAGTAGGTTGGGTAGCTTTTGCTATCTTTTTTTCCATTTGGATTTTTTATGCTCCTAATGTTTTGGGCCATCCCGACAATTATATACCTGCTAATCCGATGCCCACCCCGCCTCATATTGTGCCGGAATGGTATTTCCTACCGATCCATGCCATTCTTCGTAGTATACCTGACAAATCGGGAGGTGTAGCCGCAATAGCACCAGTTTTTATATGTCTGTTGGCTTTACCTTTTTTTAAAAGTATGTACGTGCGTAGTTCAAGTTTTCGCCCTATTCACCAAGGAATATTTTGGTTGCTTTTGGCGGATCGCTTACTACTAGGTTGGATCGGATGTCAACCTGTGGAGGCACCTTTTGTTACTATTGGACAAATTCCTCCTTTTGTTTTCTTCTTGTTCTTTGCCATAACGCCCATTCCGGGACGAGTTGGAAGAGGAATTCCGAATTCTTACACGGATGAGACTGATCAGTGAAAAATTCTGACACCAATCATTTACGTATTACACCAAGAATTAATTGACAAGCGCATTAGTTTTATAGTTGGCTATGTTGATATAGCTTAGAAAAGGGAAAAGAGAGTGACAGAACTGAAAAAATGACCTAAACACCCTTAATAATCCATAGGGAATAAATAGGGACGTTAGTCCCCTCTCCATGAAACAATACAATCCGTTTGCCTG is a genomic window of Glycine soja mitochondrion, complete genome containing:
- the orf271 gene encoding hypothetical protein is translated as MTTRAFFILFFFRYAAPPARSERTKWFVVMSEFAPICLSFVISLLVSLIFLGLLFVNPSQTTRKLPPYFLFVFLMALACSIPIAFCARADDGAVPSPSDLLTYTSDMLEDSASSGRSSSTSAVNQPLPGEQAMPPALPVMQEAANRALPYPYQNNEIIGGDSVESIQRRLLGRFPSPSAHEIQMARIEAEDLFEVKVDICQVMAGLHPSGDWMGRGARALDNLRTATGEESLSKLLRMREDLQTAGLQSATFRQLADRVAFRADGDQHSAT
- the rpl5 gene encoding ribosomal protein L5; protein product: MFPLHFHYEDVSRQDPLLKLNHANVMEVPGSCEIRVVPKAPYDFIIKNGKLAMEIPRGQKFIQTQRGSTGKSFRSNPFLGSNKDKGYVSDLARQSTLRGHGMSNFSVRISTVMSLLDSPVEIRENSIQFSMETEFCEFSPELEDHFEIFEHIRGFNVTIVTSANTQDETLPPWSGFLQKDEGETQ
- the rps14 gene encoding ribosomal protein S14, producing the protein MSDQRNIRDHKRRLLAAKYELRRKLYKAFCKDSDLPSDMRDKLRYKLSKLPRNSSFARVRNRCISTGRPRSVYEFFRISRIVFRGLASRGPLMGIKKSSW
- the cob gene encoding apocytochrome b, which gives rise to MRNQRFSLLKEPISSTLNQHLIDYPTPSNLSYWWGFGSLAGICLVIQIVTGVFLAMHYTPHVDLAFNSVEHVMRDVEGGWLLRYMHANGASMFLIVVHLHIFRGLYHASYSSPREFVRCLGVVIFLLMIVTAFTGYVLPWGQMSFWGATVITSLASAIPVVGDTIVTWLWGGFSVDNATLNRFFSLHHLLPFLLVGASLLHLAALHQYGSNNPLGVHSEMDQISFYPYFYVKDLVGWVAFAIFFSIWIFYAPNVLGHPDNYIPANPMPTPPHIVPEWYFLPIHAILRSIPDKSGGVAAIAPVFICLLALPFFKSMYVRSSSFRPIHQGIFWLLLADRLLLGWIGCQPVEAPFVTIGQIPPFVFFLFFAITPIPGRVGRGIPNSYTDETDQ